A genomic window from Xyrauchen texanus isolate HMW12.3.18 chromosome 15, RBS_HiC_50CHRs, whole genome shotgun sequence includes:
- the apoc4 gene encoding apolipoprotein C-IV encodes MSRLMLFVLSMMLQACIITSNSLTTPGSEEEIVGVLERAKQAYRETKDKVLNVGSSVAELAGMYYEEHFKPVADSYKDWAREKASSLWERLKDRVSTLRSA; translated from the exons ATGTCCAGACTGATGCTCTTTGTTCTAAGCATGATGCTGCAAG CATGTATTATAACGTCCAATTCTTTGACCACTCCTGGTTCAGAAGAAGAAATCGTTGGAGTTTTAGAACGGGCAAAGCAGGCTTACAG GGAAACAAAGGATAAAGTTCTAAATGTTGGCAGTTCCGTAGCAGAGTTGGCTGGCATGTACTATGAGGAACATTTCAAGCCTGTAGCTGACTCTTACAAAGACTGGGCTAGAGAAAAAGCAAGTTCCCTCTGGGAGAGACTCAAAGACAGGGTGTCCACCTTAAGATCGGCCTAA
- the apoc1 gene encoding apolipoprotein C-I gives MKLYLAAVVLMLVLAAHTEAQEEPTLEQHFAKFHTQVKEIAGDMTEKTKNAFEQFEQSEFAVKTKNWFTEQFDKMKQKLGETFNSN, from the exons ATGAAACTGTACTTAGCTGCAGTCGTGTTGATGCTTGTGCTTGCTGCACACACAG AGGCCCAAGAGGAGCCCACACTGGAGCAGCACTTTGCCAAATTCCACACCCAAGTGAAGGAGATTGCAGGGGACATGACAGAGAAGACCAAGAATGCATTCGAGCAGTTTGAACAGAGCGAGTTCGCTGTCAAAACCAA GAACTGGTTTACTGAGCAGTTTGATAAGATGAAGCAGAAGCTGGGTGAAACCttcaattcaaattaa
- the LOC127656266 gene encoding apolipoprotein Eb-like, producing MSIKMRALTVIFALAVITGCHARALFQADAAQPRWEEMVERFWQYVAELNTHADGVVLNIKSSQLSRELDTLISDTMSELNTYSDNLQTQLAPYASDATGHLSQDLQLLSSKLETDMKDAKERSTQYLQELKTMMEQNADDVKNRVNTYTRKLKKRLNKDTEEIRNTVATYMGELQSRASQNADAVKDHFEPYLSQAQQGVNQKLGDFGDLVKAQEVSEQLETQAGALKDKLEQTAESLRTSLEGHVEELTSFLTPYSEKIREQLQIVMDKIKEASAALPTQA from the exons ATGTCCATCAAAATGCGGGCTCTAACAGTGATCTTTGCTCTGGCAGTAATAACTG GCTGCCATGCTCGTGCCTTGTTCCAGGCTGATGCCGCCCAGCCCAGATGGGAGGAGATGGTGGAACGGTTCTGGCAGTATGTGGCAGAACTCAACACACATGCTGATGGTGTGGTGCTGAACATCAAGAGCTCCCAACTTAGCAGAGAGCTTGA CACCCTGATAAGTGACACCATGTCTGAGCTGAACACCTACAGTGACAATCTTCAAACCCAGCTGGCTCCATACGCCTCTGATGCTACAGGTCATCTGAGCCAGGATCTCCAGCTCTTGTCTAGCAAACTGGAGACTGACATGAAGGATGCCAAAGAACGCTCCACTCAATACCTGCAAGAGCTGAAAACCATGATGGAGCAGAACGCTGATGATGTGAAGAACCGTGTGAACACATACACCCGCAAACTAAAGAAGCGATTGAACAAGGACACAGAGGAGATCCGAAA CACTGTGGCTACCTACATGGGAGAGCTGCAGTCTCGTGCCTCCCAGAATGCTGATGCTGTGAAGGATCATTTTGAACCCTACCTGAGCCAGGCCCAGCAGGGTGTCAACCAGAAATTGGGTGATTTTGGTGATTTGGTTAAGGCCCAGGAGGTGAGTGAGCAGCTGGAAACTCAGGCTGGAGCCCTGAAAGATAAGCTGGAGCAGACCGCTGAGTCCCTGCGTACCTCCCTGGAGGGACACGTGGAGGAGCTGACAAGCTTCCTCACACCCTATTCTGAGAAGATCCGTGAGCAACTGCAGATCGTCATGGACAAGATCAAGGAGGCCTCTGCAGCTCTTCCCACTCAGGCTTAA
- the apoc2 gene encoding apolipoprotein C-II isoform X1, whose amino-acid sequence MIAQQLSERVALWPLGYQVNTSEPIYKIGQRVFAAKQSETFSAEEKLSACHYEQATGYHSAHCFPCSGIGLTIVGAESFRMPRQAEEEKGTIANVMGTLKSYYDKSVDTASGYVDTIKGYKLEEKAKNLYDETVSAVTTYAGIFNDQIYHMFYSQDSS is encoded by the exons ATGATCGCACAACAATTATCTGAAAGGGTTGCACTTTGGCCCTTGGGTTATCAGGTTAACACATCTGAACCCATATATAAGATAGGCCAAAGAGTTTTTGCTGCTAAGCAGTCTGAAACATTTTCTGCTGAGGAGAAACT ATCTGCCTGCCACTATGAACAAGCTACTGGCTATCACAGTGCTCATTGCTTTCCTTGCTCTgg CATTGGACTTACTATTGTAGGAGCGGAGAGCTTCCGAATGCCCAGACAGGCTGAGGAGGAGAAGGGAACCATTGCCAATGTGATGGGCACCCTGAAGTCCTACTATGATAAGAGTGTTGACACTGCCAGTGGTTATGTAGATACCATAAAGGGCTATAAACTGGAGGAGAAAGCCAA GAACCTGTATGATGAAACAGTCAGTGCTGTCACCACCTATGCAGGGATCTTCAATGACCAGATCTACCACATGTTCTACTCCCAAGATAGCTCTTAA
- the apoc2 gene encoding apolipoprotein C-II isoform X2, whose protein sequence is MNKLLAITVLIAFLALGAESFRMPRQAEEEKGTIANVMGTLKSYYDKSVDTASGYVDTIKGYKLEEKAKNLYDETVSAVTTYAGIFNDQIYHMFYSQDSS, encoded by the exons ATGAACAAGCTACTGGCTATCACAGTGCTCATTGCTTTCCTTGCTCTgg GAGCGGAGAGCTTCCGAATGCCCAGACAGGCTGAGGAGGAGAAGGGAACCATTGCCAATGTGATGGGCACCCTGAAGTCCTACTATGATAAGAGTGTTGACACTGCCAGTGGTTATGTAGATACCATAAAGGGCTATAAACTGGAGGAGAAAGCCAA GAACCTGTATGATGAAACAGTCAGTGCTGTCACCACCTATGCAGGGATCTTCAATGACCAGATCTACCACATGTTCTACTCCCAAGATAGCTCTTAA